In Gloeocapsa sp. PCC 73106, one DNA window encodes the following:
- a CDS encoding allophycocyanin subunit alpha-B, whose amino-acid sequence MSIVSQVILKADDELRYPSSGELKGINEFLLSGEQRIRIAEIMAENDKKIVEEASKQLFRKRPDFRAPGGNASGQRQYNQCLRDYSWYLRLVTYGLIAGDIEPIDKIGLIGVKEMYNSLNVPVPGMVEAIRCLKEAALALLNTEDADEAAPYFDYIIQVMS is encoded by the coding sequence ATGAGCATAGTAAGTCAAGTTATTCTCAAAGCCGATGACGAGTTGAGATACCCTAGCAGTGGTGAACTAAAGGGAATCAATGAATTTTTGCTAAGTGGCGAACAGCGAATTCGCATCGCCGAAATCATGGCAGAAAATGATAAAAAAATCGTCGAAGAAGCTAGCAAGCAACTGTTCAGAAAACGTCCTGATTTTCGCGCACCCGGTGGTAACGCTTCAGGACAACGTCAGTACAATCAGTGTTTACGCGATTACTCCTGGTATCTGCGTCTGGTTACCTATGGTTTGATCGCAGGTGATATTGAACCGATTGACAAAATTGGTTTAATCGGAGTTAAGGAAATGTATAATTCTCTTAATGTCCCAGTCCCAGGAATGGTTGAAGCTATTCGCTGTCTCAAAGAAGCCGCTCTAGCTCTGCTTAATACTGAAGACGCTGATGAAGCTGCCCCCTATTTTGACTACATCATACAAGTAATGTCTTGA
- a CDS encoding BMC domain-containing protein — MPDAVGVIETLGFPGILAAADAMVKAARVTIVYFDIAEKGNFYVVVRGPVSEVKPSVAAGLAAAMNTFGTEVISHYIVPNPPENVVAVLPIEYTEDVEEYRS; from the coding sequence ATGCCAGATGCAGTGGGAGTAATAGAAACCTTGGGTTTTCCAGGAATTTTGGCAGCAGCCGACGCGATGGTTAAGGCGGCAAGAGTTACTATCGTATATTTTGATATAGCCGAAAAAGGAAACTTTTATGTAGTTGTTAGAGGGCCCGTTTCTGAAGTGAAACCCTCAGTAGCAGCCGGGTTAGCTGCAGCTATGAATACTTTTGGCACAGAAGTAATTAGCCACTACATCGTACCTAATCCTCCCGAAAACGTAGTAGCTGTATTGCCTATAGAATATACAGAGGATGTTGAGGAATATCGTTCTTAA
- a CDS encoding DUF2854 domain-containing protein, whose protein sequence is MFGKISLGSLGLVVGGVLTIIGFIAYATGNATLNLAGLFYGVPLLLGGLALKASELKPVPYSQPTSLEIIKLRDEQATPTQLQIRKDVTRYRYGQEAHLDESLQRLGLSPTDPERPILVGLKEIEIDGRYTLVLEFDSSMITLDTWKEKQDKIESFFGPKIKAQISQPEEDYIKLDLISLGRL, encoded by the coding sequence ATGTTTGGCAAAATTTCTCTAGGTTCCCTGGGTTTGGTTGTAGGGGGAGTATTAACCATTATCGGTTTTATCGCCTACGCTACCGGTAATGCTACTCTCAATCTAGCTGGTTTGTTTTACGGAGTTCCCCTGTTACTTGGCGGTTTAGCTCTCAAAGCGTCAGAACTTAAACCCGTACCCTACAGTCAACCGACTTCCCTAGAAATCATCAAGTTACGAGACGAACAAGCCACCCCCACTCAATTGCAAATTCGTAAGGATGTGACTCGCTACCGTTACGGACAAGAAGCCCACCTGGATGAATCTCTCCAACGACTGGGTTTGAGCCCTACCGATCCAGAAAGACCGATTCTAGTGGGTTTAAAAGAGATAGAAATCGATGGACGCTATACTCTTGTCTTAGAATTTGATTCTTCCATGATCACTTTAGATACTTGGAAAGAAAAACAAGATAAGATAGAAAGTTTTTTTGGTCCCAAAATCAAAGCTCAAATTAGCCAACCCGAAGAAGATTATATAAAGCTAGATCTAATTTCCCTCGGGCGACTTTAA